One Solibacillus sp. R5-41 DNA segment encodes these proteins:
- a CDS encoding DMT family transporter, with translation MNKPPINPYIPIFIGVISVALSAIFVKLTNAESGVIAFYRMLLSILIMLPLFLMKYRHELKHLSKRDWIFSSIAGIFLAFHFILWFESLNYTSVASSTVLVTMQPLFAFVGTYLFFKEKITLKTIAAGAIAIAGSVLIGWGDFQISGNALYGDILALIACALVTGYLLFGQDVRQRLSLITYTMVVYSISTITLFFYVLIKGESFGPYPAIDWFWFLLLAIIPNLLGHNLFNWSLKWVSTNVISIAILFEPIGAAILAIFIFDEYLTGTQILGGIIVLFGIMLFIVDVKKIFSKKA, from the coding sequence ATGAACAAACCGCCTATTAATCCATATATTCCGATATTTATTGGTGTAATTTCCGTTGCGCTGTCGGCCATATTTGTAAAACTAACAAATGCGGAATCGGGCGTCATTGCATTTTACCGGATGTTATTATCAATTTTAATTATGCTTCCATTATTTTTAATGAAGTATCGGCATGAACTTAAGCACTTATCAAAACGGGATTGGATTTTTTCTTCAATTGCAGGAATCTTTTTGGCGTTCCACTTTATTTTATGGTTTGAATCGCTTAACTATACTTCGGTTGCGAGTTCCACTGTATTAGTTACGATGCAACCATTATTCGCATTTGTCGGGACTTATCTATTTTTTAAAGAAAAAATCACTCTTAAAACAATTGCCGCGGGTGCCATTGCAATTGCGGGGAGTGTATTAATTGGCTGGGGAGATTTTCAAATCAGTGGCAATGCACTATATGGTGACATTTTAGCGCTCATAGCTTGTGCGCTTGTCACGGGGTATTTGTTATTTGGTCAAGATGTTCGTCAAAGGTTATCATTAATTACATATACAATGGTTGTTTATTCTATTAGTACGATTACATTGTTCTTTTATGTATTGATAAAGGGCGAGTCATTTGGTCCTTATCCGGCAATAGACTGGTTTTGGTTTTTACTATTAGCGATTATCCCTAATTTGCTTGGTCATAATTTATTTAATTGGTCTTTAAAGTGGGTGAGTACAAATGTTATTTCTATTGCTATTTTATTTGAACCAATTGGAGCGGCAATATTAGCGATTTTTATATTTGATGAGTACTTAACGGGCACTCAAATACTAGGTGGAATCATTGTGCTTTTTGGAATAATGCTATTTATAGTTGATGTTAAAAAAATCTTTTCAAAAAAAGCTTGA
- a CDS encoding MgtC/SapB family protein: MEWLVVDDFSLEIFFRLLVAATLSLIIGIERELKKKPVGLKTSLVIATFSCLLTIISIETAYTTPARDDINITMDPLRLAAQIVSGIGFLGAGVILRKENNSITGLTTAAMIWGAAAIGIAVGAGFYIQAFMTVLIVVLGIEVLAPLLFKIGPKRLRMREVSLTILAEHAVNIKNLLDYMRQNDMHIENLCIRDVADSETSLHEVDVRFSTVRTNNTLELYNRLHELSYVKKIKIEYLD, encoded by the coding sequence TTGGAGTGGCTTGTGGTAGATGATTTTTCATTAGAAATTTTTTTCAGACTTTTAGTCGCAGCAACTTTAAGCTTAATTATAGGCATTGAAAGAGAACTAAAAAAGAAACCCGTTGGATTAAAAACAAGTTTAGTTATTGCGACATTTAGCTGTTTGTTAACAATTATCTCCATAGAAACTGCTTACACCACCCCCGCGAGAGATGACATTAATATAACAATGGATCCTTTACGACTAGCCGCTCAAATCGTTAGTGGTATTGGATTTTTAGGTGCAGGCGTTATTTTAAGAAAGGAAAATAATAGTATAACCGGTTTAACAACTGCCGCTATGATTTGGGGAGCTGCTGCCATTGGAATTGCTGTTGGTGCAGGTTTTTACATTCAAGCTTTCATGACCGTATTAATTGTTGTTTTAGGAATAGAGGTTTTAGCACCTTTATTGTTTAAAATCGGACCAAAACGGTTACGAATGAGGGAAGTCTCCCTAACCATCTTGGCAGAGCATGCTGTAAATATAAAAAATTTATTAGATTACATGCGACAAAATGATATGCACATTGAAAATCTTTGCATCCGTGATGTGGCGGATTCCGAAACCTCTTTACACGAAGTCGATGTACGCTTTTCAACAGTAAGGACTAATAATACTTTAGAGTTGTATAATCGATTACATGAACTTAGTTACGTA